The genomic region CACAGAAATTGCAGGGTGGGGATGTTCATGAAAGAAGTGGGATGGGcaggattccctggaggtccagtggttaggacttcctgCTTTCACTGCCCTGGgctcagggttcaatccctggttagggattTTATATCCTGTATGTCCTGGGGAATGGCCAAAAAAGGGGGGGTGAAGATGGGGTACAGGGTGGGGGACATCATCCCTGAGTTGAAACATTTTAGAAGTGTGTTTCAGTCTTGCACTGACAGAGGCGAAGGAGGCCATCGTGGGGTTTGGCAAACGTCAGTATCCTTGGTATCTGCTCCCCCTTCTTCCTTAGTAGCAGGACAGCCAAATTTTAGATGAGTACACAGTCATCCAGAACAAAAACTACATCTTTGAACTTCCTGTATAGCCAGTTATGACCTTAGAATTAAGTTCTGGCCAGTGGGCTATAAAGTGAAGTGCTGTGTCTGTGATTCCCAAGAAATGTCCTTAAAGGGAGGAGTAATGCCCTTTTCTTCAGaccttcctccttcctgctgGCTGGGAATGTAGATGTGATGGCTGATGCTCCAGCAGCCATATTATACCATGTAGTGGAAGCTACATACTGAAGACAGGTAACAAAATTCTCTGTAAAGGAACCAGGCCCCTGGTATCAAGGACAGCCCGCCAACCCTGAATGGCCTACTTCCGGGTCCCTTTTATCTAAGAGAGAAATACATTTCCATTACATTTCATTCAAGCCATTATAGTGTGGTTTTCTGTCTCACATACCTGAACCAAATCCTAACCGATAAACAGAGGACATGAAAATCCTTTTTGTTGGCAGAGGTGGGGCAAGGACTATAATGGAAGTAGGGGTCCCCTGTGTTAGCAAATGTGGGAGACAGAGGTGCAAGGGAAGTAGAATTGGCATCACTGGTGGTAGGAGCCTGATTGATTCCTGAATAAACAGACATggtaaaggaagaaaaggatcaGGACATCTCTGTAGCGGTGGTTATGCCCAAGATTGGGATCACAGAGGACACTGGGGAGCTGACCATGTTGGACTAGGGAGGGACAGATATCATGGCTAGACAGGTGAGGTCCCCATGTTGACAAAGGTTGGGGAGAGGCTCAAGGTACAAAGAGGAATTGTTCCCAGAAGTTCTATCCAATTTAAAGAACAGGCTCAAGTCCTTGTCCATCTGCTTGGTGGCCAGAGGACTCCCTGTTCTTATATCCGCTGACTGCCAACAGCACCTCCTACTGACCTACACAGTCTGTTGATCCCGAGGAAGTCAGTCCGGCCCCactgtggggggtggaggggtgggggggtacCTCATCCAGCATTTGTCCTCCTGTGGGCCTCTTCTCAGGGATCTGTCCTGGTCGCTTGTTAAAAATGCCTACCTAACGACTCCACTTAATAACCAATGGATCAGCCCCTCTAAGTGACCCTGTGATTCTGACATTCACTCAGGTCCAATCCACCTTTTGACAAGttgggaaactgaagcccagaggagTGGGGCCCCTGCAGGGACCTCCCCGGCAGTCAGCAGAACACTGAGTGAAAACCCAGTCCAGGGCTGGCTCCAATGCCCTGTGGATCTCCCAACACCTGCACCCCTTTATCCTGGCTCTCTCTGGTGGTCCGctgctaattttaaaattctctgaggTGGGGATACAACCTGCATGGTCTCCTCCATCCTCACAATTCTAGGACAGACTGCAGGCTGAGGatgtcggggggcgggggggggcctCGCACATCTCCCAGAGCAGGGGCCTCTTTCTGCAGCATCTACCACTCAGGCACAGGGCCTGCGAGCCCCAGGACCCCACGAAGACTTGCAGATTCCTCTGACTGGACATTCAACTTCCCCCGAGCGCATGGGGAAGCACAGTAGGGGCTCCAAGAACAGAACACTCTCCTCGGATCCCCCACCTACCTCCCTACCGGCCTGCCTTGCCTGCCCTTCTTTCCATCTCCCTACTGCAGCTctggccctgccctccccacgCCTGGGGTAGGAGGAGAGAGTGATGACATAAAGGGGCAACCCCTTCCCGCCCCGAATCTCGAGCATCTTCAGAGGCaacttccccttccctctcctacTGGCTGACCTTCCAtattccaccccctccccaaaaaatTAAGTTCTGATTGGCTTCAGAAAGCTCCACAACCTGCCTTGGCCTTACCGGCCATGGATTACCCCACAGGTACTGCCCCCCAAGTGGGCAAGAGCAAGCAGTCAACTCTGAGGACACGCcctttgtcttttcactttctaggCTATCACTAGTTCACACCCCCAGGCTATAAGCTGTGCTTCACTCCCTTATCTCCGTGCTCCAGCCTAGGACCTCATGACTAGAGAGGTCAAGTGACGCGCCCGCGTGGCACAGACGGTTCCGGAGCggcacccccaccacccccaaagGCCTCCAGTTTCCGAGGCCGGAGCGGCTGCATTCCGCGCCACCTGGCGGCCGCCTCCCGCAAGCGGAACGTGGACCCAGCGCCGGTCCCGCGCTAGCAAGGGCCGGTGTTTGTTCCCGCGTGATGGGCGGGCAGACTGGGGGCCGCCCAGCTTAAAGAGCCGTGAACCAGCGGCCCCGGGCGGGGCACGGCTCTGGATCCCCGCGGTCCTCGCGAGACCCCGAGACCCCGCGCCCTGCCCCGCCTCCCCGGCCCCTAGTGACGGCTGACGGCGACTTAGGGCGCTGAGGAGAGCTCGGCGGCCAAGTGAGCGTGCGCGTCCGCGCGCGCGCCCACCCCACGCAGCACCCGCACCGCCGCGCGCGCGCGGACGCGCACGCTCACCCCAAAGCTCGCCCGCGCCGGCCTTTCTCCCACGCAGTGAGCGGGCTGCTGAGCCCGCGGTcccaggagaggaaggggctTACGTGCGGCGCGCTCGCATGAGCACACCGCTGCCCACTTTTTCCACCTCACCTCGGGCGCGGGGACGCCGCCGTGGCCGCACCGTCCCCATGGGTGACTCCCTGTAGGGCGGgacctgggtggggggaggggggcgggtggTCTGTGCAGCCCAGCCCCTCCGACCCGGCTAGGGGCGCCCAGGCCAGGCCGCTCCCACCTGCTGGCCGCGGCGACCAATGAGAGCCTGGCCTGGTGATGTCATGTCCCGAGCGGACCCTCGTGACGAAAGTCCGAGGTCACCCGTCAGGGAACCGGCGCGAACCCACCCGCGGGGGTTCCGGAAGTTTCCACTGCGGCGGCGGCGGAATGCTGCCTCGCCCCGCAGCCTCTTCGCGTGCCACCACATTGGCCTTCCTTGTCGGGCGTCCCGGGGTCACTTCTCCCTCCCGCTAGGGGTCTCCTCCCTCTTCGGGGGTCCACTTCCTATCCTGTTCTGCTCTCCTGTTCACAGCCTCATTCCCACAGGTGTCACGTTTCCTGCACTAGTGTCACCCGGCCCCCTGAGAGGGTCATCAGCCAAGTTTTCGCGTGCTGGTCCTCCCACGCCACCCCTGCGCTGTCGCGGCCGGGGATGCTCATTTATTTGGCCCCCAGCCCCGACTTCTCCAAGTGTGTCCGTCCGTCCGTGAGTGTCGGTCACTGCGTTTGTCTCCGGCTGTCACTGCAGGAGGCCGTCCGCACGTGTCTGTCTCCGCGGGCTTCTTCTGTCCGTCTGCCTGTCCCTGTGGGTGTCTGCTCCGCCGCTGAGGCTCTTTCGGTCGTGTCTGTCAGCGCGTGTCTGTCGTCTGTCGTCGTCTGTCACTGGAGTCCTTCTGGGCCCCGGGGTCTCTGGGTCTGGGCtcggagggagggagagggaggggaggtggcagccgggggaggcggggaggggcgggggcggagacaaggggcgggggcgggcgggggcgcggAGCGGCCCGGAGGGGGTGTGTGCCGGGGGCCGGAGGCGGCGGCTGTCAGAGTCGGCTCAGCCTGCGCCGGGGAACATCGGCCGCCTCCAGCTCCCGGCgtggcccggcccggcccggcccggccgccTCAGGTGAGTCTCCTGCCCCACCCgggacccccaccaccaccactccggGCAGAGGTCCATCCCGCGGCCCGGGTACGGCGAGCTCCCCGAGGGACCCAGGCCCCCAAACGGGACGCCCCCCGGCGCCCCGGGGCCTGCCCAGCGACGCCCCCCGCCGCCCCACACTCATCCTTAACTCTtccctcgccgccgccgccgcctcatACTTACGGTTGCCCGCGCGGGAGACGGCAGCCCGCAGGGCCCGCCGCCGCCACTGCTCCCGTATTCCTGTGGGGACCCCCGACCGCCGCTGCCCCTGCTCTCTCCCAAGTCCGGAGCCCCCCGGAAGATGCCCCCAGCTTGGGGGCGGAATCTGAGCTGCGCAGATTCCTGGAGCGCGGCTGGGTCCTCCGGGATCCCGCGACCCCAGTGCCCCTGCGCAGCGCCAGCCGAAGCCCCCTCCCAGACGCAGGCGTCCCCCTCCCGCGGGGACTCCGTCTCTATTTTGGGGATAGGGGAGGCTTAGCGGAAGCCCCGAGTTATAATTAGCCCCACTCGGGTTTCCTAGTTaatctccatcaccaccacccagcTCAGGACGGCGAGGGCTGGGTGAGGGGTGACCGGCGGGAGAGGGGGGGAGTTCCGACCCGGGGAATTTTGATCCCTTGGCTGGAGATGCCGGAACCGCAGCAGCTGCTGCCCCAAAATAgcgcccctgcccctgcagccgGGGATCTCCGGAGCTTCGAGAATACAGGAGTCCCGGTTCGCCCTTCAGACCCCTCGGCAATGCCCGAGAGCCCCCAGACCCCCGCCCCAAGTTCCCGGCTCCTGGACTCGGGGCGGGGAGCGCCGTCCTTTTCTCGGCCTCTACTGCCCCCCGCCGGCGGCAGCGTGCACCGCAGCATCGGATGGATGGAGGACTTGAGTCCTGGGGGGCCAGGGCTGGCGAGCCTGTTGTCTAAAGCTAGGCGAGCGGGGTGCGCAGTAGACGGGCACCGCCGGTACCAGTGCGCTGTGTCAGACAGTGGATGAAGCGGGGCTGGGTGGGGCAGGGTATGGAGTAGGCAGGATTTGGGGTACCCCGGGGCCTGTGACTCCCACACCGTGAATGCCCAACCCATACCCCTCCAGGGCCCGGCCCTGGCCAACTGCAGGAGAGGCTGCGCCTTCACGCCACCTCAAGTTCCCCCATCGGGCGCCTCCCGTCAGTGAGGGCCCCGCCCCTGTCGGTGGCCTGCAGCCTGTAGTTGTGGTGCCTCCACTGGGCCCAAGGCGCTCCACTGGGGGAAGGAGGTGAGGGCAGTGGGTTCTGCCTCGCAGGGGAGGGTATTGCTGGGCAGGTCTGTCTCCATTCCCTGCATttatctgtctgtgtgtgtgtgtgtgtgcacgcacgcgtgTGCCTGATCTCTGTCCCCTCTAGCTTCTTCTGTGTCCTTGCCTCTGcctgtcttcctccctccctccactctATCCTCCTCTCTGCCAATGCCCCACCTCCTCTGCAGCTCAGTGATAACCCCTGGGCAAGAGTGTTACCTAATCATCTCCTTCCTCCTGGCAGCCTCGAGCCTTCaccctctgcctttctttctcccAGCAGACGCCTGCCTGCCCTGGCAGCCATGAGGCCCCCGTGGTGTCCCCTGCACACGCCCTCCCTGGCTTccccgctcctcctcctcctcttcctcctgggaggaggggcagaggcagagggCCCAGAGGACCCAGAGCTGCTGGTGATGGTGCGTGGGGGCCGGCTGCGGGGCCTCCGCCTAATGGCCCCCAGGGgccctgtctctgcttttctggGCATCCCCTTCGCAGAGCCACCTGTGGGCCCCCGTCGCTTTCTGCCACCGGAGCCCAAGCGGCCCTGGCCAGGGGTGCTGAATGCCACGGCCTTCCAAAGCGTCTGCTACCAATATGTGGACACCTTGTACCCCGGCTTTGAGGGCACCGAGATGTGGAACCCCAACCGTGAGCTGAGCGAAGACTGCCTCTACCTCAACGTGTGGACACCGTACCCCCGGCCTTCGTCCCCCACCCCTGTCCTCGTCTGGATCTATGGGGGTGGCTTCTACAGCGGGGCCTCCTCCCTGGACGTGTATGACGGCCGCTTCCTGACCCAGGCCGAGGGGACCGTGCTGGTGTCCATGAACTACCGGGTGGGTGCCTTTGGCTTCTTGGCCCTGCCAGGGAGCCGGGAGGCCCCAGGCAATGTGGGGCTCCTGGATCAGAGGCTGGCACTGCAGTGGGTTCAGGAGAATGTGGCAGCCTTCGGGGGCGACCCAACGTCGGTGACTCTGTTTGGGGAAAGTGCAGGTGCCGCCTCCGTGGGCATGCACCTACTGTCCCCACCCAGCCGGGGCCTGTTCCACAGGGCCGTGCTGCAGAGCGGGGCACCCAATGGACCCTGGGCCACAGTGGGCGTAGGAGAGGCCCGCCGCAGGGCCACACTGCTGGCCCGCCTCGTGGGCTGTCCCCCGGGTGGGGCTGGTGGCAATGACACAGAGCTGGTGGCCTGCCTGCGGACGCGGCCAGCTCAGGATCTGGTGGACCATGAGTGGCACGTGCTGCCTCAGGAAAGTGTCTTCCGCTTCTCCTTCGTGCCTGTGGTGGACGGAGACTTCCTCAGTGACACACCCGAGGCCCTCATCAATGCTGGAGACTTCCATGGCCTGCAGGTGACTAGTGGCTAGAGTGGGTGGAGCTGGTTCATCTAGGCCTGTTCTCCCACCCGCCCCTCCCCTTGGGGACCCAGGCATGAGGGTGGCTCCAGACCCACTCCCAAAGGCCCGGGCTTCTGGGCCCCATGGCCCCCTCCTCTTCCATGAGGGCTCCTTCCCAGGGTGGTCAGCGggtcagagaggaaaggaaatgtgggtatattttctctttctctctttcccttccccaatctctctcttcctccctgatTCCGGGTCTATAACTCTTCATCTCTGGCTTTTTGTCCATCTGtttctgtctgcctgtctgtctgtgcTTCCCCTCCCCCGCATCCCTCCATCCTGTCCCCCCAGGTGCTGGTGGGTGTGGTGAAGGATGAGGGCTCCTATTTTCTGGTTTATGGGGCCCC from Odocoileus virginianus isolate 20LAN1187 ecotype Illinois chromosome 33, Ovbor_1.2, whole genome shotgun sequence harbors:
- the ACHE gene encoding acetylcholinesterase codes for the protein MRPPWCPLHTPSLASPLLLLLFLLGGGAEAEGPEDPELLVMVRGGRLRGLRLMAPRGPVSAFLGIPFAEPPVGPRRFLPPEPKRPWPGVLNATAFQSVCYQYVDTLYPGFEGTEMWNPNRELSEDCLYLNVWTPYPRPSSPTPVLVWIYGGGFYSGASSLDVYDGRFLTQAEGTVLVSMNYRVGAFGFLALPGSREAPGNVGLLDQRLALQWVQENVAAFGGDPTSVTLFGESAGAASVGMHLLSPPSRGLFHRAVLQSGAPNGPWATVGVGEARRRATLLARLVGCPPGGAGGNDTELVACLRTRPAQDLVDHEWHVLPQESVFRFSFVPVVDGDFLSDTPEALINAGDFHGLQVLVGVVKDEGSYFLVYGAPGFSKDNESLISRAQFLAGVRVGVPQASDLAAEAVVLHYTDWLHPEDPARLREALSDVVGDHNVVCPVAQLAGRLAAQGARVYAYIFEHRASTLSWPLWMGVPHGYEIEFIFGLPLEPSLNYTIEERTFAQRLMRYWANFARTGDPNDPRDPKAPQWPPYTAGAQQYVSLNLRPLEVRRGLRAQACAFWNRFLPKLLSATDTLDEAERQWKAEFHRWSSYMVHWKNQFDHYSKQDRCSDL